One window of Campylobacter sp. RM12651 genomic DNA carries:
- the mshL gene encoding pilus (MSHA type) biogenesis protein MshL, which produces MLNKTIISLSAALMLSSSLSAADCSKRAFDIKVNKEDTSAYEIINQLSKVCDFSVVYKDSYSKGILSTRQDGISIKNMHINGIFDLLIAEQGLDYDFSNNILKIQGLNTKTFKLDYITSVRKGSAITKANVESQASSSDSSSSSSSSGSSSDSDNMIETKEEFDFWKNIGKEISEIVQNSGQNIPITPPTINANAGLITVTSSNEILDRIETYLNQVQESLKKQVVIDVSIIEVSLNKSHKTGIDWTQFNLGFDTTGASLTNLIGNTANGTIILTDKKNTSNVFWGKTDKGRWHGDENIAINMGINLTGMINFLKESGDVKVVSSPKIATLNNQQALITVGDTYNYKLKGSSTTTDSGSTGDADEEKSIFVGILLNILPEISDDNKIMLRINPSISELINIEDKKVKDGYRVVAPDTKQKKLSTVVQVRDGETIVLGGLITDSELFSKNGIPVLQDIPLLGKLFGSKQKSKEKTELVFVITPHVVDFTKDKEEVRKSLEDLGYSLALDYKEDLKPTATKNLFKEKAEEFDSINNVE; this is translated from the coding sequence GTGTTAAATAAAACTATTATATCTTTAAGTGCAGCGCTAATGCTATCTAGCTCATTAAGTGCAGCAGATTGCTCAAAAAGAGCTTTTGATATTAAAGTAAATAAAGAAGATACTTCAGCTTACGAAATAATTAATCAATTATCAAAAGTATGTGATTTTAGTGTAGTTTATAAAGATTCATATTCAAAAGGAATATTGAGTACTAGACAAGATGGAATAAGCATTAAAAATATGCATATTAATGGCATTTTTGATTTGCTTATTGCTGAACAAGGTTTAGATTATGATTTTTCAAATAATATCTTAAAAATTCAAGGTTTAAATACTAAAACATTTAAATTAGATTATATTACTTCAGTTCGTAAGGGTAGTGCTATTACTAAGGCAAATGTTGAATCTCAAGCAAGCAGCAGCGATAGCAGTAGCTCAAGTTCAAGTTCAGGTTCAAGTTCAGATAGTGATAATATGATTGAAACTAAAGAAGAATTTGATTTTTGGAAAAACATAGGCAAAGAGATTTCAGAAATAGTTCAAAATTCAGGTCAAAATATTCCTATTACACCTCCTACAATCAATGCTAATGCAGGTTTAATCACAGTTACTTCAAGTAATGAAATTTTAGATAGGATTGAAACTTATTTAAATCAAGTTCAAGAATCACTTAAAAAACAAGTAGTAATTGATGTTTCAATTATTGAAGTAAGCCTTAATAAATCTCATAAAACAGGTATAGATTGGACTCAATTTAATTTAGGATTTGATACTACTGGAGCATCTCTTACAAATCTTATTGGAAACACTGCTAATGGCACTATTATTTTAACTGATAAAAAAAATACTTCTAATGTATTTTGGGGTAAAACCGATAAAGGTAGATGGCACGGAGATGAAAATATAGCTATTAATATGGGTATTAACCTAACAGGTATGATAAATTTTCTTAAAGAAAGTGGAGATGTTAAAGTTGTTTCAAGTCCTAAAATCGCAACTTTAAATAACCAACAAGCATTAATCACGGTTGGTGATACATATAATTATAAATTAAAAGGAAGTAGCACAACTACAGATAGTGGTAGCACGGGTGATGCTGATGAAGAAAAATCAATTTTCGTAGGTATTTTATTAAATATCTTACCTGAAATATCAGATGATAATAAAATTATGCTAAGAATTAATCCAAGCATTAGTGAGCTAATAAATATTGAAGATAAAAAAGTTAAAGATGGCTATAGGGTTGTTGCTCCAGATACAAAACAAAAGAAATTATCAACAGTTGTTCAAGTAAGAGATGGAGAGACTATTGTTTTAGGTGGACTTATTACTGATTCTGAATTATTTAGTAAAAATGGAATTCCGGTATTACAAGACATTCCTTTATTAGGAAAATTATTTGGCTCTAAACAAAAATCAAAAGAAAAAACAGAATTAGTGTTTGTTATCACTCCGCATGTTGTTGATTTTACTAAAGATAAAGAAGAAGTAAGAAAATCTTTAGAAGATTTAGGATACTCTTTAGCACTAGATTATAAAGAAGATTTAAAACCTACTGCTACTAAAAACTTATTTAAAGAAAAAGCAGAAGAATTTGATTCAATAAATAATGTTGAATAA
- a CDS encoding ATP-binding protein translates to MNKYTLAKELFIDNLESLRFINLDKSKIAYHKIITSLEKPLKLVLFYGKPGCGKTFLLNKIEKDLKEKNKKIILLEQPFYSESGFYTELHRKIFNEYVEIEKYEDFLRIFKDKVTQTPEELKYDGYMVMLDEAQMYPNILIEKIRLLSDTRMFKFLFTVHKTIADEDILAQEHFTTRIWESIELSESSEDEIKTYINKKLETLKNGLDKGFFSNKNYKFIYSVTKGNLRTVNMLLYKAFEIYEFYEQERFSEFSNPKINEKVLEMAALDKGLLNA, encoded by the coding sequence TTGAATAAATATACATTAGCTAAAGAATTATTTATAGACAATTTAGAAAGCCTTAGATTTATCAATCTTGATAAATCTAAGATTGCTTATCATAAGATTATAACTTCATTAGAAAAGCCTTTAAAATTAGTATTGTTTTATGGTAAGCCAGGTTGTGGTAAGACTTTTTTATTAAATAAAATAGAAAAAGATTTAAAAGAAAAAAATAAAAAGATTATATTATTAGAACAGCCATTTTATTCAGAATCAGGATTTTACACAGAGTTGCATAGAAAAATTTTTAATGAATATGTAGAGATTGAAAAATACGAAGATTTTTTAAGAATTTTTAAAGATAAAGTTACTCAAACTCCTGAAGAATTAAAATACGATGGATATATGGTAATGCTTGATGAAGCTCAAATGTATCCTAATATATTAATAGAAAAAATTAGACTACTATCAGATACTAGAATGTTTAAATTCTTATTTACAGTTCATAAGACAATTGCTGATGAGGATATTTTAGCTCAAGAGCATTTTACTACTAGAATTTGGGAAAGTATTGAACTTAGTGAATCTAGTGAAGATGAAATTAAAACTTATATTAATAAGAAATTAGAAACTTTAAAGAATGGTTTGGATAAAGGATTTTTTAGTAATAAAAATTATAAGTTTATATATAGCGTTACTAAAGGAAACTTAAGAACTGTTAATATGTTATTGTATAAAGCATTTGAAATATATGAATTTTACGAACAAGAAAGATTTAGTGAGTTTAGTAATCCAAAAATCAATGAAAAAGTATTAGAAATGGCTGCTCTTGATAAAGGTTTATTAAATGCTTAA
- a CDS encoding CDC27 family protein, whose protein sequence is MLNLHEVIELENKWKIYSSKKKKKKYIFLYILAFIIFVIFISALIYFAYSKGASELETNVKKSNNEVKKIINDTKVKLEKEKILDNKNIINKPVEVISNKPDNDKKLVDMPKQEEVNTTTLSDTTNNETISLSIMNIDVKNSSFKSNTSETKSSNIKNNNIIKNIPKNIETNTIVITDLNSTATPKVESKKELDDLEYLKLKFSETNSIYFALDIADVYYSKGDFKNAREWALTANKLDVKNDKSWVMFAKASYKLGLKEQAINSLTNYLNSNSSTRVKQTLDLIKEGKL, encoded by the coding sequence ATGCTTAATTTACATGAAGTTATAGAATTAGAAAATAAATGGAAAATTTATTCAAGTAAGAAAAAAAAGAAAAAGTATATCTTTTTATACATATTAGCTTTTATTATATTTGTTATTTTTATATCTGCTTTAATATATTTTGCATACTCAAAAGGTGCTAGCGAATTAGAAACTAATGTAAAAAAAAGTAATAATGAAGTTAAAAAGATTATAAATGATACTAAGGTTAAATTAGAAAAAGAAAAAATATTAGATAATAAAAATATTATCAATAAACCAGTAGAAGTAATTAGTAATAAGCCAGATAATGATAAAAAATTAGTAGATATGCCTAAACAAGAAGAAGTTAATACTACTACTTTATCAGATACTACAAATAATGAAACTATATCATTAAGTATTATGAATATAGATGTTAAAAACTCATCTTTTAAATCAAATACAAGTGAAACAAAATCAAGTAATATTAAAAATAATAACATTATTAAAAATATACCTAAAAATATAGAAACTAACACAATAGTTATTACTGATTTAAATTCTACGGCTACACCTAAGGTAGAAAGCAAAAAAGAATTAGATGATTTAGAATATTTGAAATTAAAATTTTCTGAAACTAATAGTATATATTTTGCTTTAGATATAGCTGATGTATATTATTCTAAAGGCGATTTTAAAAACGCTAGAGAATGGGCATTGACTGCAAATAAATTAGATGTTAAAAACGATAAATCTTGGGTTATGTTTGCAAAAGCAAGTTATAAATTAGGTTTAAAAGAGCAAGCTATTAATTCTTTAACTAATTATTTAAATTCTAATAGTTCAACTCGTGTTAAACAAACTTTAGACTTAATTAAAGAAGGTAAATTATGA